A part of Arachis hypogaea cultivar Tifrunner chromosome 12, arahy.Tifrunner.gnm2.J5K5, whole genome shotgun sequence genomic DNA contains:
- the LOC112726587 gene encoding uncharacterized ATP-dependent helicase C29A10.10c isoform X2 → MGSRGRPLFDLNEPPAEDNDERDGIICLQPQKTQPSTNPNSSDLFAASSAAQGIINNHAFSHASSVSGFQPFVRPKSSSCIPDVDAVSKGAEEQDTNASSKSGKEDDLKVMDSRILSSAAAQSTEREEGEWSDDEVSADVNGSHNLLQQSQVSQEQTTSGMVDGGGVASESLESNSTEQKSNIVPNSDGSIKSEASNDAQEEPSLIPKQKEVKGIEASHALRCANNPGKRKIDQRKEEMLGKKRNRQTMFLNLEDVKQAGPMKSSTPRRQNFSSPIITRTVKEVRNVPAQVERVGAAKDQKQVETSFAEGGIHADLHEPKADSNGDNSGPLGRSRRLNSETEPPAEVNLPPIPRQGSWKQPTDSRQQKNVLGSSRKLGQTGQSSNSNDVKVGNKKHAPMKKQTPVSIQPQDTSVERLIREVTSEKFWHHPEETELQCVPGRFESVEEYVRVFEPLLFEECRAQLYSTWEESMETVSRDTHIMMRVKANESRERGWYDVKLLPLHDFKWSFKEGDVAVLSSPRPGSVRSKQSSASLAQDDGEVEITGRVVGTVRRHIPIDTRDPPGAILHYYVGDSYDPIRVDDDHIIRKLQIGSIWYLTILGSLATTQREYVALHAFRRLNSQMQTAILRPSPEHFPKYEQQTPAMPECFTPNFVDYLRRTFNEPQLAAIQWAATHTAAGTSSGTTKRQEPWPFTLVQGPPGTGKTHTVWGMLNVIHLVQYQHYYTSLLKHVAPESYKQANEISSDNAPMGSIDEVLQNMNQNLLRTLPKLVPKPRMLVCAPSNAATDELLARVLDRGFIDGEMKVYRPDVARVGVDSQTRAAQAVSVERRTEQLLVKSREEVLGWMHQLKNREAQLTQQLHCLHRELNATAAAVRSQGSVGVDPDVLMARDQSRDALLQNLAAVVEGRDKVLVEMSRLALLESRFRPGSGFNLEEARASLEASFANEAEIVFTTVSSSGRKLFSRLSHGFDMVVIDEAAQASEVGVLPPLSLGAARCVLVGDPQQLPATVISKAAGTLMYSRSLFERFQQAGCPTMLLSVQYRMHPQIRDFPSRYFYQGRLTDSESVVKLPDEVYHKDPLLRPYIFYDIRHGRESHRGGSVSYQNIHEAQFCLRLYEHLQKTLKSLGMGKISVGIITPYKLQLKCLQREFEEVLNSEEGKDLYINTVDAFQGQERDVIIMSCVRASSHGVGFVADIRRMNVALTRARRALWVMGNANALVQSDDWAALITDAKSRNCYMEMDSLPKDFMVSKGPTYTPLPGKASSNMRGMRSGGQRFRGMEAHGDPRMGPPCEDDEKMGAPASFRNGNHRSSRYPMENSLDDFDHMGDKSRDSWQYGAQKKQNSAGNGGKRDV, encoded by the exons ATGGGTTCTCGAGGAAGGCCATTATTTGATCTCAATGAGCCACCTGCAGAAGATAATGATGAGAGGGATGGTATTATTTGTCTCCAGCCCCAAAAGACTCAGCCATCAACAAATCCTAACTCTTCTGATTTATTTGCAGCATCATCTGCTGCCCAAGGAATAATAAATAATCATGCTTTTTCACACGCATCATCTGTCTCTGGATTTCAACCTTTTGTTCGGCCTAAATCCTCCTCTTGTATCCCTGATGTAGATGCTGTATCGAAGGGAGCAGAAGAACAAGATACAAATGCTAGTTCTAAGTCTGGCAAAGAGGACGATTTGAAAGTTATGGATTCACGGATACTAAGTTCAGCAGCTGCTCAATCCACAGAGAGGGAAGAAGGGGAATGGTCTGATGACGAGGTCTCTGCTGATGTAAATGGATCTCATAATTTGCTCCAACAAAGTCAAGTGTCCCAAGAGCAAACAACATCTGGAATGGTGGATGGGGGTGGAGTGGCTTCTGAAA GTCTAGAGTCAAATTCTACTGAACAGAAGAGCAACATTGTCCCAAATTCAGATGGCAGTATAAAAAGTGAAGCTTCTAATGATGCTCAAGAGGAGCCCAGTTTAATTCCTAAGCAAAAAGAAGTGAAAGGTATTGAAGCTAGTCATGCTCTTAGGTGTGCAAATAATCCTGGGAAAAGAAAGATTGACCAGCGCAAAGAGGAAATGTTGGGAAAGAAACGAAATAGACAGACTATGTTTCTTAACTTGGAAGATGTCAAGCAGGCAGGTCCTATGAAATCTTCAACACCAAGAAGGCAGAATTTTTCATCCCCTATTATAACTCGTACCGTAAAGGAGGTCCGTAATGTTCCTGCACAAGTTGAGCGTGTTGGAGCAGCTAAGGATCAGAAACAGGTTGAGACATCTTTTGCTGAAGGTGGCATCCATGCTGACTTACATGAACCTAAAGCTGATTCTAATGGTGATAATTCTGGACCACTTGGTAGGTCTAGGAGGCTAAACAGTGAGACGGAACCTCCGGCAGAGGTTAATTTACCACCCATTCCAAGACAGGGTTCATGGAAACAACCAACAGATTCAAGACAGCAGAAGAATGTACTTGGTTCAAGTAGGAAGTTGGGACAGACTGGTCAAAGCTCCAACTCCAATGATGTCAAGGTGGGAAACAAAAAACATGCTCCTATGAAGAAGCAGACTCCTGTCAGCATCCAGCCCCAAGACACATCTGTTGAACGCCTTATACGGGAGGTTACCAGTGAAAAATTTTGGCACCACCCAG AGGAAACTGAGCTACAATGTGTCCCTGGACGGTTTGAGTCAGTCGAAGAGTATGTCAGAGTATTTGAACCTTTACTCTTTGAGGAATGTCGGGCTCAATTATACAGTACATGGGAAGAATCAATGGAGACAGTATCAAGGGATACTCATATTATGATGAGAGTAAAAGCAAATGAATCAAGAGAAAGAG GATGGTATGATGTGAAACTACTTCCattacatgatttcaaatggtcaTTTAAGGAGGGAGATGTTGCAGTCCTATCATCTCCTAGGCCTGGATCAG TCAGGTCCAAGCAGAGCAGTGCATCTTTAGCTCAGGATGATGGGGAAGTGGAAATCACTGGACGAGTGGTTGGAACAGTTAGGCGACACATACCAATTGATACCCGTGATCCTCCTGGTGCAATTCTCCATTATTATGTTGGGGACTCTTATGATCCTATCAG GGTTGATGATGATCATATCATACGAAAACTTCAAATCGGAAGCATTTGGTATCTCACGATACTTGGCTCCCTTGCTACCACACAGAGGGAGTATGTTGCTCTACATGCATTTCGTCGCTTAAATTCACAG ATGCAAACTGCTATCCTTCGGCCTAGTCCTGAACACTTCCCTAAATATGAGCAGCAGACCCCAGCCATGCCTGAATGCTTTACACCAAACTTTGTTGATTATCTTCGTAGGACCTTTAATGAACCCCAGTTGGCAGCAATCCAATGGGCTGCTACGCATACAGCTGCTGGTACAAGTAGTGGAACAACAAAAAGGCAAGAACCGTGGCCCTTTACCCTTGTTCAGGGACCTCCAGGAACAGGAAAGACGCATACTGTATGGGGAATGTTGAATGTGATTCACCTTGTGCAGTATCAGCATTACTACACTTCCTTGCTTAAGCATGTAGCCCCGgaaagctacaagcaagctaatgaGATCAGTTCAGATAATGCACCCATGGGATCTATTGATGAAGTTCTTCAAAACATGAACCAGAATCTCTTGCGTACTTTGCCTAAGTTGGTCCCCAAACCTAGAATGTTGGTTTGTGCTCCATCTAATGCTGCCACTGATGAGCTTCTTGCTCGTGTCCTTGATCGTGGATTTATTGATGGTGAGATGAAAGTATATCGACCTGATGTGGCTCGAGTTGGGGTTGATTCTCAGACACGTGCTGCCCAAGCAGTTTCTGTTGAACGTAGAACTGAACAGCTTTTGGTCAAGAGTCGGGAGGAAGTTCTTGGATGGATGCATCAGTTAAAGAATCGCGAGGCTCAGTTGACTCAGCAGTTACATTGTCTTCATAGAGAACTTAATGCTACTGCCGCTGCAGTTCGTTCCCAAGGATCTGTTGGTGTAGACCCTGATGTTCTCATGGCCAGGGATCAGAGTCGGGATGCTCTACTGCAAAATCTTGCTGCTGTAGTTGAAGGAAGGGACAAGGTTTTAGTTGAGATGTCTCGCCTTGCCCTTTTGGAAAGTAGGTTCCGACCTGGTAGTGGTTTCAATTTGGAAGAGGCCCGTGCCAGTTTGGAGGCCAGTTTTGCCAATGAAGCAGAGATAGTTTTCACTACAGTTTCCAGCAGTGGTCGCAAGTTGTTCTCTCGTCTTTCCCATGGCTTTGATATGGTGGTCATTGACGAGGCAGCTCAAGCCAGTGAGGTGGGAGTTCTGCCTCCCCTCTCTCTTGGTGCAGCTCGATGTGTTCTGGTCGGGGATCCTCAGCAGCTTCCTGCTACAGTTATTAGCAAGGCTGCTGGAACATTGATGTACAGTAGGAGTCTTTTTGAGAGATTCCAACAAGCAGGTTGCCCGACAATGTTGTTGTCTGTGCAGTATAGAATGCATCCCCAAATTCGAGATTTCCCTTCTAGGTACTTCTATCAGGGGCGCCTTACTGACAGTGAAAGCGTGGTTAAATTGCCTGATGAGGTATACCACAAGGACCCTTTACTTAGACCTTATATATTCTATGATATCAGACATGGACGGGAGTCTCACAGGGGTGGATCAGTCTCTTATCAAAACATACATGAAGCACAATTTTGTCTCCGATTGTATGAGCATCTTCAGAAAACTTTGAAATCTTTGGGTATGGGAAAGATTAGTGTTGGCATAATTACTCCTTACAAGCTGCAGCTGAAATGCCTCCAGCGTGAATTTGAGGAAGTCTTAAATTCAGAAGAAGGGAAGGACCTATATATTAATACTGTAGATGCTTTCCAAGGTCAAGAACGAGATGTCATTATAATGTCGTGTGTGCGTGCTTCTAGTCATGGTGTTGGCTTTGTTGCAGATATTAGACGGATGAATGTTGCACTTACACGTGCAAGGAGGGCACTTTGG GTCATGGGAAATGCAAATGCTCTGGTACAATCTGATGATTGGGCTGCGTTGATTACTGATGCAAAATCCCGAAATTGCTATATGGAGATGGACTCCCTTCCGAAGGACTTTATGGTATCGAAGGGACCTACTTACACGCCACTGCCTGGTAAGGCTTCCTCAAATATGAGGGGCATGAGATCAGGTGGACAAAGGTTTAGAGGAATGGAGGCGCATGGGGATCCCAGGATGGGCCCACCATGTGAAGATGATGAAAAGATGGGTGCACCAGCAAGCTTCAGAAATGGAAATCATCGATCATCAAGATATCCAATGGAGAATTCTTTAGACGATTTTGACCATATGGGCGATAAATCCAGAGATTCCTGGCAGTATGGTGCACAGAAGAAGCAGAACTCTGCTGGAAATGGGGGAAAGAGAGATGTGTAA
- the LOC112726587 gene encoding uncharacterized protein isoform X1: MGSRGRPLFDLNEPPAEDNDERDGIICLQPQKTQPSTNPNSSDLFAASSAAQGIINNHAFSHASSVSGFQPFVRPKSSSCIPDVDAVSKGAEEQDTNASSKSGKEDDLKVMDSRILSSAAAQSTEREEGEWSDDEVSADVNGSHNLLQQSQVSQEQTTSGMVDGGGVASESKSSNITSESKSGNTKGPDSTIDEKSSRASVGLESNSTEQKSNIVPNSDGSIKSEASNDAQEEPSLIPKQKEVKGIEASHALRCANNPGKRKIDQRKEEMLGKKRNRQTMFLNLEDVKQAGPMKSSTPRRQNFSSPIITRTVKEVRNVPAQVERVGAAKDQKQVETSFAEGGIHADLHEPKADSNGDNSGPLGRSRRLNSETEPPAEVNLPPIPRQGSWKQPTDSRQQKNVLGSSRKLGQTGQSSNSNDVKVGNKKHAPMKKQTPVSIQPQDTSVERLIREVTSEKFWHHPEETELQCVPGRFESVEEYVRVFEPLLFEECRAQLYSTWEESMETVSRDTHIMMRVKANESRERGWYDVKLLPLHDFKWSFKEGDVAVLSSPRPGSVRSKQSSASLAQDDGEVEITGRVVGTVRRHIPIDTRDPPGAILHYYVGDSYDPIRVDDDHIIRKLQIGSIWYLTILGSLATTQREYVALHAFRRLNSQMQTAILRPSPEHFPKYEQQTPAMPECFTPNFVDYLRRTFNEPQLAAIQWAATHTAAGTSSGTTKRQEPWPFTLVQGPPGTGKTHTVWGMLNVIHLVQYQHYYTSLLKHVAPESYKQANEISSDNAPMGSIDEVLQNMNQNLLRTLPKLVPKPRMLVCAPSNAATDELLARVLDRGFIDGEMKVYRPDVARVGVDSQTRAAQAVSVERRTEQLLVKSREEVLGWMHQLKNREAQLTQQLHCLHRELNATAAAVRSQGSVGVDPDVLMARDQSRDALLQNLAAVVEGRDKVLVEMSRLALLESRFRPGSGFNLEEARASLEASFANEAEIVFTTVSSSGRKLFSRLSHGFDMVVIDEAAQASEVGVLPPLSLGAARCVLVGDPQQLPATVISKAAGTLMYSRSLFERFQQAGCPTMLLSVQYRMHPQIRDFPSRYFYQGRLTDSESVVKLPDEVYHKDPLLRPYIFYDIRHGRESHRGGSVSYQNIHEAQFCLRLYEHLQKTLKSLGMGKISVGIITPYKLQLKCLQREFEEVLNSEEGKDLYINTVDAFQGQERDVIIMSCVRASSHGVGFVADIRRMNVALTRARRALWVMGNANALVQSDDWAALITDAKSRNCYMEMDSLPKDFMVSKGPTYTPLPGKASSNMRGMRSGGQRFRGMEAHGDPRMGPPCEDDEKMGAPASFRNGNHRSSRYPMENSLDDFDHMGDKSRDSWQYGAQKKQNSAGNGGKRDV, translated from the exons ATGGGTTCTCGAGGAAGGCCATTATTTGATCTCAATGAGCCACCTGCAGAAGATAATGATGAGAGGGATGGTATTATTTGTCTCCAGCCCCAAAAGACTCAGCCATCAACAAATCCTAACTCTTCTGATTTATTTGCAGCATCATCTGCTGCCCAAGGAATAATAAATAATCATGCTTTTTCACACGCATCATCTGTCTCTGGATTTCAACCTTTTGTTCGGCCTAAATCCTCCTCTTGTATCCCTGATGTAGATGCTGTATCGAAGGGAGCAGAAGAACAAGATACAAATGCTAGTTCTAAGTCTGGCAAAGAGGACGATTTGAAAGTTATGGATTCACGGATACTAAGTTCAGCAGCTGCTCAATCCACAGAGAGGGAAGAAGGGGAATGGTCTGATGACGAGGTCTCTGCTGATGTAAATGGATCTCATAATTTGCTCCAACAAAGTCAAGTGTCCCAAGAGCAAACAACATCTGGAATGGTGGATGGGGGTGGAGTGGCTTCTGAAAGTAAGTCTAGCAATATTACTTCTGAAAGCAAGTCTGGTAATACTAAAGGTCCTGATAGTACAATTGATGAAAAGAGTAGCCGTGCCTCTGTAGGTCTAGAGTCAAATTCTACTGAACAGAAGAGCAACATTGTCCCAAATTCAGATGGCAGTATAAAAAGTGAAGCTTCTAATGATGCTCAAGAGGAGCCCAGTTTAATTCCTAAGCAAAAAGAAGTGAAAGGTATTGAAGCTAGTCATGCTCTTAGGTGTGCAAATAATCCTGGGAAAAGAAAGATTGACCAGCGCAAAGAGGAAATGTTGGGAAAGAAACGAAATAGACAGACTATGTTTCTTAACTTGGAAGATGTCAAGCAGGCAGGTCCTATGAAATCTTCAACACCAAGAAGGCAGAATTTTTCATCCCCTATTATAACTCGTACCGTAAAGGAGGTCCGTAATGTTCCTGCACAAGTTGAGCGTGTTGGAGCAGCTAAGGATCAGAAACAGGTTGAGACATCTTTTGCTGAAGGTGGCATCCATGCTGACTTACATGAACCTAAAGCTGATTCTAATGGTGATAATTCTGGACCACTTGGTAGGTCTAGGAGGCTAAACAGTGAGACGGAACCTCCGGCAGAGGTTAATTTACCACCCATTCCAAGACAGGGTTCATGGAAACAACCAACAGATTCAAGACAGCAGAAGAATGTACTTGGTTCAAGTAGGAAGTTGGGACAGACTGGTCAAAGCTCCAACTCCAATGATGTCAAGGTGGGAAACAAAAAACATGCTCCTATGAAGAAGCAGACTCCTGTCAGCATCCAGCCCCAAGACACATCTGTTGAACGCCTTATACGGGAGGTTACCAGTGAAAAATTTTGGCACCACCCAG AGGAAACTGAGCTACAATGTGTCCCTGGACGGTTTGAGTCAGTCGAAGAGTATGTCAGAGTATTTGAACCTTTACTCTTTGAGGAATGTCGGGCTCAATTATACAGTACATGGGAAGAATCAATGGAGACAGTATCAAGGGATACTCATATTATGATGAGAGTAAAAGCAAATGAATCAAGAGAAAGAG GATGGTATGATGTGAAACTACTTCCattacatgatttcaaatggtcaTTTAAGGAGGGAGATGTTGCAGTCCTATCATCTCCTAGGCCTGGATCAG TCAGGTCCAAGCAGAGCAGTGCATCTTTAGCTCAGGATGATGGGGAAGTGGAAATCACTGGACGAGTGGTTGGAACAGTTAGGCGACACATACCAATTGATACCCGTGATCCTCCTGGTGCAATTCTCCATTATTATGTTGGGGACTCTTATGATCCTATCAG GGTTGATGATGATCATATCATACGAAAACTTCAAATCGGAAGCATTTGGTATCTCACGATACTTGGCTCCCTTGCTACCACACAGAGGGAGTATGTTGCTCTACATGCATTTCGTCGCTTAAATTCACAG ATGCAAACTGCTATCCTTCGGCCTAGTCCTGAACACTTCCCTAAATATGAGCAGCAGACCCCAGCCATGCCTGAATGCTTTACACCAAACTTTGTTGATTATCTTCGTAGGACCTTTAATGAACCCCAGTTGGCAGCAATCCAATGGGCTGCTACGCATACAGCTGCTGGTACAAGTAGTGGAACAACAAAAAGGCAAGAACCGTGGCCCTTTACCCTTGTTCAGGGACCTCCAGGAACAGGAAAGACGCATACTGTATGGGGAATGTTGAATGTGATTCACCTTGTGCAGTATCAGCATTACTACACTTCCTTGCTTAAGCATGTAGCCCCGgaaagctacaagcaagctaatgaGATCAGTTCAGATAATGCACCCATGGGATCTATTGATGAAGTTCTTCAAAACATGAACCAGAATCTCTTGCGTACTTTGCCTAAGTTGGTCCCCAAACCTAGAATGTTGGTTTGTGCTCCATCTAATGCTGCCACTGATGAGCTTCTTGCTCGTGTCCTTGATCGTGGATTTATTGATGGTGAGATGAAAGTATATCGACCTGATGTGGCTCGAGTTGGGGTTGATTCTCAGACACGTGCTGCCCAAGCAGTTTCTGTTGAACGTAGAACTGAACAGCTTTTGGTCAAGAGTCGGGAGGAAGTTCTTGGATGGATGCATCAGTTAAAGAATCGCGAGGCTCAGTTGACTCAGCAGTTACATTGTCTTCATAGAGAACTTAATGCTACTGCCGCTGCAGTTCGTTCCCAAGGATCTGTTGGTGTAGACCCTGATGTTCTCATGGCCAGGGATCAGAGTCGGGATGCTCTACTGCAAAATCTTGCTGCTGTAGTTGAAGGAAGGGACAAGGTTTTAGTTGAGATGTCTCGCCTTGCCCTTTTGGAAAGTAGGTTCCGACCTGGTAGTGGTTTCAATTTGGAAGAGGCCCGTGCCAGTTTGGAGGCCAGTTTTGCCAATGAAGCAGAGATAGTTTTCACTACAGTTTCCAGCAGTGGTCGCAAGTTGTTCTCTCGTCTTTCCCATGGCTTTGATATGGTGGTCATTGACGAGGCAGCTCAAGCCAGTGAGGTGGGAGTTCTGCCTCCCCTCTCTCTTGGTGCAGCTCGATGTGTTCTGGTCGGGGATCCTCAGCAGCTTCCTGCTACAGTTATTAGCAAGGCTGCTGGAACATTGATGTACAGTAGGAGTCTTTTTGAGAGATTCCAACAAGCAGGTTGCCCGACAATGTTGTTGTCTGTGCAGTATAGAATGCATCCCCAAATTCGAGATTTCCCTTCTAGGTACTTCTATCAGGGGCGCCTTACTGACAGTGAAAGCGTGGTTAAATTGCCTGATGAGGTATACCACAAGGACCCTTTACTTAGACCTTATATATTCTATGATATCAGACATGGACGGGAGTCTCACAGGGGTGGATCAGTCTCTTATCAAAACATACATGAAGCACAATTTTGTCTCCGATTGTATGAGCATCTTCAGAAAACTTTGAAATCTTTGGGTATGGGAAAGATTAGTGTTGGCATAATTACTCCTTACAAGCTGCAGCTGAAATGCCTCCAGCGTGAATTTGAGGAAGTCTTAAATTCAGAAGAAGGGAAGGACCTATATATTAATACTGTAGATGCTTTCCAAGGTCAAGAACGAGATGTCATTATAATGTCGTGTGTGCGTGCTTCTAGTCATGGTGTTGGCTTTGTTGCAGATATTAGACGGATGAATGTTGCACTTACACGTGCAAGGAGGGCACTTTGG GTCATGGGAAATGCAAATGCTCTGGTACAATCTGATGATTGGGCTGCGTTGATTACTGATGCAAAATCCCGAAATTGCTATATGGAGATGGACTCCCTTCCGAAGGACTTTATGGTATCGAAGGGACCTACTTACACGCCACTGCCTGGTAAGGCTTCCTCAAATATGAGGGGCATGAGATCAGGTGGACAAAGGTTTAGAGGAATGGAGGCGCATGGGGATCCCAGGATGGGCCCACCATGTGAAGATGATGAAAAGATGGGTGCACCAGCAAGCTTCAGAAATGGAAATCATCGATCATCAAGATATCCAATGGAGAATTCTTTAGACGATTTTGACCATATGGGCGATAAATCCAGAGATTCCTGGCAGTATGGTGCACAGAAGAAGCAGAACTCTGCTGGAAATGGGGGAAAGAGAGATGTGTAA